A window from Engraulis encrasicolus isolate BLACKSEA-1 chromosome 13, IST_EnEncr_1.0, whole genome shotgun sequence encodes these proteins:
- the poglut2 gene encoding protein O-glucosyltransferase 2 produces MMWKKPLGSHSYCETASGSNMLWLCVWVVGLAALQTAPGALAGAAPCPTRSLVWGPGLEPKVILPARYFFIQAADSEGRNLTSSPGEKTFEVKIWSPTEPFSRVWVQVLDRSDGSFVVRYRMYASYTDLHIQVLMQDQNVAQSPYVLKGAVCHEGCDCPEPDGEVWAENMHCPASYRQIDSDLLAFPEVHLQSLAQEIPERYGQRQSLCHYTIIDNKVYIKTHGEHVGFRIFMDAILLSLTRKVRLPDMEFFVNLGDWPLEKSRQGQDSKPLPIFSWCGSNDTHDIVMPTYDLTESVLETMGRVSLDMLSVQGNSGPVWANKNSSAIWRGRDSRRERLRLVEMSRAHPDMLDAALTHFFFFKHDPDLYGPLVKHMSFFNFFKYKYQINIDGTVAAYRLPYLLAGGSVVLKQDSPYYEHFYSLLSPWQHYIPFKADLSDLLDQIRWARNHDDQAKEIALAGQEFARTHLMGDHVFCYYFRLFQEYAKRQVTKPEVREGMELVEQPKDDLFPCYCPHTQAKDEL; encoded by the exons ATGATGTGGAAGAAGCCACTTGGAAGTCACAGCTACTGTGAGACAGCTAGCGGGTCGAACAtgttgtggttgtgcgtgtgggTTGTGGGTCTTGCAGCCTTGCAGACGGCTCCCGGAGCGCTGGCTGGCGCGGCGCCCTGCCCGACCAGGAGCCTGGTGTGGGGACCTGGGCTGGAGCCGAAGGTCATCCTGCCAGCTCGATATTTCTTCATCCAAGCTGCCGACAGCGAAGGGAGAAA TCTGACCAGTTCTCCAGGAGAGAAGACATTTGAGGTGAAGATCTGGTCTCCTACAGAGCCGTTCTCCAGGGTCTGGGTGCAGGTTCTGGACCGTAGCGACGGTTCCTTCGTGGTGCGGTACCGCATGTATGCCAGCTACACAGACCTGCACATCCAAGTGCTCATGCAGGACCAGAACGTCGCACAGTCACCATACGTTCTCAAag GTGCTGTGTGCCATGAGGGCTGTGACTGCCCTGAGCCGGATGGCGAGGTGTGGGCGGAGAATATGCATTGCCCCGCCTCCTATCGCCAGATTGACAGCGACCTGTTGGCCTTCCCCGAGGTGCACCTGCAGAGTCTGGCCCAGGAGATACCAGAACGCTACGGGCAGAGGCAGAGCCTATGTCATTACACCATCATAGACAacaag gtctaCATTAAGACTCATGGAGAGCATGTGGGCTTCAGGATTTTCATGGatgccatcctcctctccctcacacgCAAg GTGAGGCTCCCAGACATGGAGTTCTTTGTGAACCTCGGTGATTGGCCGTTGGAGAAGAGTAGGCAGGGTCAGGACAGTAAGCCCCTCCCCATCTTCTCCTGGTGTGGCTCCAACGACACACATGACATCGTCATGCCAACCTATGACCTCACAGAGTCTGTCCTGGAAACCATGggcag ggtgagCTTGGACATGTTGTCTGTGCAGGGTAACAGTGGTCCGGTCTGGGCCAATAAGAACAGCAGTGCTATCTGGAGGGGGCGGGACAGCCGGAGAGAGAGGTTACGGTTGGTGGAGATGTCCAGAGCGCACCCCGACATGCTGGACGCAGCTCTCActcacttcttcttcttcaagcACGACCCAGACCTGTACGGCCCCCTCGTCAAACACATGTCATTCTTCAACTTctttaag TATAAATACCAGATCAACATCGACGGGACAGTAGCAGCGTATCGTCTGCCCTACCTGTTAGCGGGGGGTAGTGTGGTGCTGAAGCAGGACTCTCCATACTACGAGCACTTCTACAGCCTCctgtcaccatggcaacactaCATCCCCTTCAAGGCCGACCTCAGCGACCTGCTCGACCAGATACGCTGGGCACGTAACCATGACGACCAG gctaagGAGATAGCTTTGGCTGGTCAAGAGTTTGCACGTACGCACCTAATGGGGGACCACGTTTTCTGTTACTATTTCAGACTtttccag gagtATGCTAAGCGTCAGGTGACCAAGCCAGAGGTGAGGGAGGGGATGGAGCTGGTGGAACAGCCCAAAGACGACCTCTTCCCCTgctactgtccacacacacag